A single window of Colletes latitarsis isolate SP2378_abdomen chromosome 4, iyColLati1, whole genome shotgun sequence DNA harbors:
- the LOC143340796 gene encoding uncharacterized protein LOC143340796, whose product MCILDISKVCLYEFHHDYMLPTHRNKCKIMYTDTDSLIYHIECDDVYELMIRDIARFDTSNYPTDIRYGIPLANKKVPGLMKDENNGAIMTEFVGLRAKMYAMQVDGKKDTKKVKGVQSNVIARTITFDDYVQCLMGEVEKICHQSCIRSMLHEVYTISETKIALSPYDDKRYIVPYSTETLPWGHYKIPL is encoded by the coding sequence atgtgtatactagatatatctaaggtttgtttgtatgaattccatcacgattacatgttacccacacataggaataaatgtaaaattatgtacaccgatacagacagtctaatctaccacatcgagtgtgacgatgtttatgaacttatgatacgcgatattGCTCGCTTTGACACGAGCAATTATCCCACAGATATtcgatatggtattccgcttgctaataagaaggtaccaggtttaatgaaagatgaaaataatggtgcgattatgaccgaatttgttggattgagagcgaaGATGTATGCCATGCAAGTCGATGGcaagaaagatacgaaaaaggtgaaaggtgtTCAGAGTAATGTTAtagcgcgaactataacatttgatgattatgtgcaatgtttgatgggcgaggttgaaaagatttgtcaccaatcgtgtataagatccatgttgcatgaagtgtacacgatatcagaaacaaaaattgctctgagtccatacgatgacaaacgatatattgtaccatattcaactgagacgctgccatgggggcattataaaataccgctttag